Proteins from a single region of Nakamurella deserti:
- a CDS encoding acylphosphatase encodes MSDDSIRVTAFVHGHVQGVGFRWFTRAKALELGLVGTATNLTDGRVQVVAEGPADRVDALLAWLRSGDTPGRVDDVVEQRTAPRHDLQGFRER; translated from the coding sequence ATGAGCGACGACAGCATCCGTGTCACCGCGTTCGTGCACGGTCACGTGCAGGGCGTCGGGTTCCGCTGGTTCACCCGTGCCAAGGCGCTGGAACTCGGTCTCGTCGGGACCGCCACCAATCTGACGGACGGCCGGGTGCAGGTCGTCGCGGAGGGGCCCGCGGACCGCGTCGACGCGCTGCTCGCGTGGTTGCGGTCGGGGGACACCCCGGGACGGGTCGACGACGTCGTCGAGCAGCGCACGGCACCGCGGCACGACCTGCAGGGTTTCCGGGAGCGCTGA